The DNA sequence ACCGCGCGCAGCAGGGTGGGGTCCTTGACGATGGCCGGGATCCGGGCCTCGACCTCGGCCCGGCCGATGCCGGCCGACTCCGGGCTGAGCGGCAGGTCCATCCGGCGGCCGTCGGTGCGCAGCCCTTCGACGCGGGTGATGACGATGGTGGCGTCGTCGGCCGGCGAGAACGCGTACTGCGACATCGGTCCGAACGGCCAGACGTCGTCACTCATCCGCAACGATCCGTTGACCACGCAGACGATGCCGAGACAGGCGACGGTAACTCGCCAGGTCGTCCCCCAGCGGCTGATCGTTCTGGTCCGGCCGGTCACCCGCAGATTCAAGCACATCGCCGTCAGTTGTGGCCCTGATGCCTGATCACATGGGTCAGGATGGCGATCGCGGCGCCGCCACGCGCCCACTCGAAGAACTCGAGGGGTTCGACCACCAGGTCCAGCTCGCCGAGGCTCCAGTGCGCCACCTCGCGGAGGCCCCGCCGGACCGTGTCCGGGGCCAGTAGGGCGAACCCGATGCCTTCGCCGGACAGCAGCATCCGCTCGGGTCCGATCACGTTGGCCACCGTGCCGGCCAGGATGCCCAACCGGTAGGCGGCCTCGTCCAGCAGCTCCACTGCGAACGGGTTGCCGGCTCGGTACAGCTCCAGCGCCTGGTCGAACGTCGTACTGCGGCGCCGTCGGGAGGTCAGCTGGCGAGAGATGCTGCCCGACGTCAGGACCGCCCGGGCGCAGCCGACATGGCCCAGCTCGCACCGCGCCCCTTCGGTCCTCAGCGGCAGATGCCCCACCGCACCCGCCACCCCGTGATGACCCCGCACGATCTGGTCGTGGACGACGAGCCCGCAGCCGATGCCGGCGCCCACGGTGAGGACCACGAAGGACGTCAGTCCCCGTCCCGCCCCGAACCAGTGCTCGGCCTGGGTGAACGCCTTCACGTCATTCTCGACGGTGCAGGTCAATCCGGTCCGTGCCGTCACGGCGTCCGCGAGCGGGAAATGCTCCCAGCCGAGGATGGGCGCCCGGAGCACCAGCCGCCGCTGCTCGATCACACCGGCCAGGCCGATGCCGATCCCGGCCACCCGGTCGTAGCGGCCGCGCAGGTCCTCGGCCAGCCCGGAGATGATCTCCACGGTGGACTGCGGATCGGTCTGCACCAGTGGTGCCTCCACCCGGTCGATCAGGTCTCCGCGCAGGTCGGTCACCACCGCATAGACGGTGTCATCGGTGATCTTGACACCGATGAAGCTGGCCGACTCGGCGACCACGTCCAGCGGCAGCGACGGCCGTCCGGTGCGGGCGAACAACTGGGGCGCCCGCTCGACCAGCAGGCCCTGCGCGATCAACGGCCGGGTCAACCTGGTCAGGCTGCCACTGGACAGGTCCAACTTGCGGGCCAGCTCCGCTCGGGCGATCGGGCCGCTGCGCAGCACCGCCAGGGCGACAGCCAGGGCGCTGCCGTCCAACGGCTCCCAGTCCTCACGCAGCGCCCCGACCATCGGTCTCAGTCTCCAGTCAATGCCTCGACCCGGAGCAGCACGGCGTGGTCTGGGT is a window from the Microlunatus panaciterrae genome containing:
- a CDS encoding ROK family transcriptional regulator — translated: MVGALREDWEPLDGSALAVALAVLRSGPIARAELARKLDLSSGSLTRLTRPLIAQGLLVERAPQLFARTGRPSLPLDVVAESASFIGVKITDDTVYAVVTDLRGDLIDRVEAPLVQTDPQSTVEIISGLAEDLRGRYDRVAGIGIGLAGVIEQRRLVLRAPILGWEHFPLADAVTARTGLTCTVENDVKAFTQAEHWFGAGRGLTSFVVLTVGAGIGCGLVVHDQIVRGHHGVAGAVGHLPLRTEGARCELGHVGCARAVLTSGSISRQLTSRRRRSTTFDQALELYRAGNPFAVELLDEAAYRLGILAGTVANVIGPERMLLSGEGIGFALLAPDTVRRGLREVAHWSLGELDLVVEPLEFFEWARGGAAIAILTHVIRHQGHN